The Hyphomicrobiales bacterium genome has a window encoding:
- a CDS encoding conserved hypothetical protein (Evidence 4 : Unknown function but conserved in other organisms), translated as MLQLRPNCECCDRDLPPQSRDALICTFECTFCSDCVETRFAGTCPNCGGDLVRRPIRPERMLEKYPASTERVRKPHPQCAAA; from the coding sequence ATGCTGCAATTGCGCCCGAACTGCGAGTGCTGCGACCGCGACCTGCCGCCGCAATCGCGCGACGCCCTGATCTGCACCTTCGAATGCACGTTTTGCAGCGACTGCGTAGAAACGCGCTTCGCCGGCACCTGCCCGAATTGCGGCGGAGACCTCGTGCGCCGGCCGATCAGGCCGGAGCGGATGCTGGAAAAATATCCGGCTTCGACCGAGCGCGTCCGCAAGCCGCACCCGCAATGCGCGGCGGCTTGA
- a CDS encoding Carbamoyltransferase, with translation MTYTIGLATTFHDPAIAILGPTGEVLFAEATERYLQYKRAPNCEPDSAPRMESLLKRYIPKDAEVTIATSWGEDFTGFLDQMARAGSFTLDALLKLSPELNRSLVPERTERALIASLHLGQQRAGMGVLLGLDRAYGKANVTGLKRYGHHLSHAAYACWSSPFDNAACLVVDGMGETGASAIFALDNGKLREVKRHRGRESIGFYFGLVTDLAGFDQAKGEEWKIMGLAPYGKTDPELMALLRKLYTIEGHKLSFAKADIVQAVADEILTKRPADALDQGWPDLARCGQDVFAEMMEALLAEAATLVPSENLVMAGGCALNSSFNGKIAGRHGFRTVFVPSAPADDGNAIGAAWLAHAEANPDWRAPKGPLTPYLGSTVSTEPFERMQLWEKRLRKLAPDEIAPVTAKLLTEGKLIGWVQGRAEFGPRALGNRSIIADPRPADAKDILNAKVKYREAFRPFAPSILAEHAADWFENYQDAPYMERTLTWKEAVRDRVPAVVHEDATGRLQSVTPERNPRYHALISAFHELTGVPVILNTSFNIMGKPILHTAEDAILMFYTSGLDALVVEDWLLVK, from the coding sequence ATGACCTACACGATCGGACTGGCCACCACCTTTCACGACCCCGCCATCGCCATCCTCGGCCCCACCGGCGAGGTGCTTTTCGCCGAGGCGACCGAACGCTACCTGCAATACAAACGCGCGCCGAACTGCGAGCCTGATTCGGCCCCGCGCATGGAAAGCCTGCTGAAGCGCTACATTCCGAAAGACGCCGAGGTCACCATCGCCACGAGCTGGGGCGAGGATTTCACCGGCTTCCTCGACCAGATGGCGCGTGCCGGCTCCTTCACCCTCGACGCGCTGCTCAAGCTCTCGCCGGAACTCAACCGCTCGCTCGTGCCAGAGCGCACCGAGCGCGCCTTGATCGCATCGCTGCATCTCGGCCAGCAGCGCGCCGGCATGGGCGTGCTGCTCGGGCTCGACCGCGCCTATGGCAAGGCCAACGTCACCGGCCTGAAGCGCTACGGCCACCATCTCAGCCACGCGGCCTATGCCTGCTGGTCCTCGCCCTTCGACAACGCCGCCTGCCTCGTCGTCGACGGCATGGGCGAGACCGGCGCCTCGGCCATCTTCGCGCTTGATAACGGCAAGCTGCGCGAGGTGAAGCGCCATCGCGGCCGGGAATCGATCGGCTTCTATTTCGGACTCGTCACCGACCTCGCCGGCTTCGACCAGGCCAAGGGCGAGGAATGGAAGATCATGGGGCTCGCGCCCTATGGCAAGACCGACCCGGAATTGATGGCGCTGTTGCGCAAGCTCTACACGATCGAGGGGCACAAGCTCTCCTTCGCCAAGGCCGATATCGTGCAGGCGGTCGCCGACGAGATCCTGACGAAGCGCCCGGCCGATGCTCTCGACCAGGGCTGGCCCGACCTCGCCCGCTGCGGGCAGGATGTCTTCGCCGAGATGATGGAGGCGCTGCTGGCTGAGGCCGCAACGCTGGTGCCGAGCGAAAACCTCGTCATGGCCGGCGGCTGCGCGCTGAACTCCTCCTTCAACGGCAAGATCGCCGGCCGCCACGGCTTCAGGACGGTCTTCGTGCCCTCGGCGCCGGCCGATGACGGTAACGCTATCGGGGCGGCCTGGCTCGCCCACGCCGAGGCCAACCCGGACTGGCGCGCACCGAAAGGACCGCTCACGCCCTATCTCGGCTCGACCGTCTCGACCGAGCCCTTCGAGCGCATGCAGCTCTGGGAGAAGCGCCTGCGCAAGCTCGCGCCCGACGAGATTGCACCCGTAACCGCCAAGCTCTTGACCGAAGGCAAGCTGATCGGCTGGGTGCAGGGCCGCGCCGAATTTGGCCCCCGCGCGCTGGGAAACCGCTCGATCATCGCCGATCCGCGCCCGGCCGACGCCAAGGACATCCTCAACGCCAAGGTGAAATACCGCGAGGCCTTCCGCCCCTTCGCACCCTCGATCCTGGCCGAGCACGCCGCCGACTGGTTCGAGAACTATCAGGATGCGCCCTATATGGAGCGGACGCTCACCTGGAAGGAAGCGGTCCGCGACCGCGTCCCCGCCGTCGTCCATGAGGATGCGACCGGCCGGCTCCAGAGCGTCACGCCTGAGCGCAATCCGCGCTACCACGCGCTGATCTCGGCCTTCCATGAGCTGACGGGCGTGCCGGTGATCCTCAACACCTCCTTCAACATCATGGGCAAGCCGATCCTGCACACAGCGGAGGACGCGATCCTGATGTTCTATACCAGCGGGCTCGACGCGCTGGTGGTCGAAGACTGGCTGCTGGTGAAGTGA
- the tlpA gene encoding Thiol:disulfide interchange protein TlpA yields MTSGKKIGLALGVVAALGLAGVAAFYSVTGDAGNGSCGPARAAAERMKPLVKGEVAAVEIRSRPQPAPALAFTGPDGQPMTLAALKGKTLLVNLWATWCAPCLKEMPALDALQREMGGPDFAVVAINIDTRNLDKPKAWLAENKIATLPFYGDPQAATFQALRAAHKVEGMPVSIIIDKEGCELGIIQGPADWASADSKALMKAAIGKP; encoded by the coding sequence ATGACGTCTGGAAAAAAGATCGGACTGGCCCTCGGGGTCGTGGCGGCGCTCGGCCTCGCAGGCGTAGCTGCCTTCTACTCCGTCACGGGCGACGCCGGCAACGGATCATGCGGCCCCGCGCGTGCGGCCGCCGAGCGCATGAAGCCGCTGGTCAAGGGCGAGGTCGCGGCGGTCGAGATCCGCTCCCGCCCGCAGCCGGCGCCGGCCCTTGCCTTCACCGGACCCGACGGCCAGCCGATGACGCTCGCCGCGCTGAAGGGCAAGACGCTGCTGGTCAATCTCTGGGCGACCTGGTGCGCGCCCTGCCTGAAGGAGATGCCGGCGCTCGATGCGCTCCAGAGGGAGATGGGTGGGCCGGATTTCGCGGTCGTCGCGATCAACATCGACACGCGCAACCTCGACAAGCCGAAGGCCTGGCTCGCCGAGAACAAGATCGCCACCCTGCCCTTTTATGGCGACCCGCAGGCCGCGACCTTCCAGGCGCTGCGCGCCGCCCACAAGGTCGAGGGCATGCCGGTCAGCATCATCATCGACAAGGAGGGCTGCGAACTCGGCATCATCCAGGGCCCCGCCGACTGGGCGAGCGCCGATTCGAAGGCGCTGATGAAGGCGGCCATCGGCAAGCCCTGA